The bacterium sequence TGTAATTTCTATATCCTGCCCTTTTATTGTGTTAATATCAACACAAAAATTATGATTCTGAACAGTTATTAAGACCTTACCTGTCTTTAAGTCCTTTACAGGATGATTACCTCCATGATGACCAAATTTTAGTTTATATGTTTTCCCTCCAAAGACATGTGCTAATATCTGATGCCCTAAACAAATCCCAAAAACAGGATATTTTTCAACAATATTTGAAACAGTGTTAATAACATAAGCAAGAACAGAAGGGTCTCCTGGACCATTTGAAATTACTATCCCATCTGGTTTTTCTTTTTCAATTTCTTCGTAAGGGTAATTTGCAGGAACAACTTTAACTTTTATATCTAAATTATTTAATAGTCGTAATGTATTATATTTAACTCCACAATCAATTACAATAACTTTATATTTCCCTTCTTCATTCCACCAGTATGGTTCATTTTGATAGACATCTTTTACCAGGTCTCTACCTATTATTGAAGGGGAAATTTTCACTTTTTCAAGCATCTCTTCTTTATCTCTCTTTCCTGTAAAAATGCCACTCTTTAAATTCCCTTTATCTCTTAATTTTATTGTTACTTCTCTTGTGTCAATTCCTTCAATTCCTATAAGTTTATTTTCAACAAAAAGTTCTTCAAGGGATTTTTCTGCCCTCCAATTTGAATAAATTTTGCTTCTTTCTTTTACTACAAAACCATTTATGTGTGTTTTATATGATTCACTATCATGGGAATTTACACCATAATTTCCTATTAAAGGATATGTCATAACAACAATTTGCCCTTTATAAGATGGGTCATAAATTATTTCCTGATAACCAGTCATACTTGTATTAAAAACCAATTCCCCAAATGACTCACCTTCAACACCAAAACATTCTCCTTCATAGATACTACCATCTTCAATTACTAAATACCCTTTCATTTTCTTTTTTCCTTAATGCCTCTTTTCAAGAACCCGGTTCTCACAGAGAACCAGGTCCTTTTATCTTATTCTTTCTTAAAATCCCCCTCATCCTGCACCCTCGGGCGTAGCCCTACGGGCGAGCCTTCTCCCCCAAAGGGAGAAGGATGAAATCCCCCTTGCCCCGTTGTGCTTGGAAAAATCTCCCCCTCGGGCGTAGCCCTACGGGCGAGCCTAACCCCTCTTTTATAAAGAGGGGAATGACACACCAACTCTGCTCTTCAAATCCCTCTTAATCTCCCTTTTATAAAGGGAGAAATTAAAAGGGGGAGATAACGCACCAACTCTGCCTTGCTATCTTTTGCTTCCTTAGTCGGTTTGTCAAAGGGGGAACGATTGTTTCAAGAACCCGGTTCTCATAGGGAACCAGGTTCTTTTATCTTAATTTTTTCAAAATGGAAAAAATTTATTCTGTCTCAAATTGTTCTTTTTTAAAATTTTTAACTTTTATTGGATATTTTCCTGTAAAACATGCAGTACAAAATCCTTCTGGGGAAATAGATGAAGATGAAAGCATGCCTTCTAACGATATGTAATAAAGTCCATCAAGCCCGATTGACTTTCTTATTTCTTCAATTTCTTTTTTTGAAGCAGCAAGTTCTTCTCTCGTCGTAAAATCAATTCCATAGAAACACGGGAATTTTATAGGAGGACAACTTACCCCCATATATATTTTTTTTGCTCCTGCTTTTCTTAATGACTTAATTCTGAATTTGCTTGTTGTCCCTCTAACAATAGAGTCCTCAATAACAATTACTTTTTTACCTCTTATTATCTCTTTTACAGGATTCAATTTTATTTTTACTTGCATTTCTCTTGTGGTTTGAAATGGCTGAATAAAAGTTCTCCCAATGTAATGGTTTCTTATCATCCCCATTTCAAAAGGAATTTTTTTCTTTTCAGAAAATCCAATTGCAGCAATATTCCCAGAATCAGGAATAGGAATAACAATATCTCCATCAAAAGGAAATTCTTCTGCCAATTTCATCCCAAAATTTTTCCTTACTTTATACACACTTTCCCCAAATACCATACTATCAGGTCTTGCAAAATATATAAACTCAAAAATACACCTTGCATCTTTTTTCTTTCCATAATTTATACTTTTAACTCCTTCTTTATCAATTTTTATAATTTCACCACCCTCAATTTCTCTTATATACTTTGCTTCAATCAAGTCAAAAGCACAACTTTCAGAAGCAACAACATACCCATCATTAATTTTGCCAAGTGATAAAGGCCTAATTCCATGAGGGTCTTTTACTGCATAAATACAGGTAGGAGTAAAAATAACAAGAGAAAAAGCACCTTCTAATTTTAAAACTGCATCAATAAGTTTCCCTTCAAATGTATCCTTTTTTGATTTTACTATTAGATGCATAATTATTTCTGTATCCATAGTTGTTTGAAATATTGTTCCATTTTCTTCTAATTTTTTCCTCAATTGATAACTATTTGTCAGGTTTCCATTATGTGCAATAGCATATGTTTTACCTTTATAATCAGCAACAAATGGTTGTGTATTTTCTACTTTTGAACTTCCAGTTGTTGAATATCGGACATGCCCAATTCCATAGTATCCTTTAAGTTCATTGGAATTTTCAGATAACAAAACATCATAAACAAGTCCCATCCCTTTTTTCTGATAAATATTTTTTCCATCAGATATTACAATTCCACAACTTTCCTGCCCTCTATGTTGAAGAGCAAAAAGTGAAAAATAAAGTGTCTGATAGGCATCTTTTACATTTGAGTAAATACCAACTATTCCACAATCTTCTTTCATTTTATTTTCCCCTTATTTCAGAAGCAATTATTATACTTTCAGCAATTTCTCTTAAACTTTTTCTTTTATCCATACTTGCCTTTCTTAATTTTTCAAATGCCTCATTTTCATCAATTCCTAATTCCTTCATTAATATCCCTTTTGCTTTTTCAACTTTTTTCCTTGTTTCTAACTCTTCTTCAAGGATTTTTGTTTTTACCATTAATTCCGTGTTCTCTATAACTATCGCTGCCTGATTTGCAATTGAACTTATAATCTCAACTTCTTTTTCTGAAAATTTGTGAACAACAGGTGTATATATATTTAAGACACCTATAACTTTATTTTTTACTTTCATAGGGACTGATAGCATTGAAATAAGTTTTTCTGTTTTTGCTATATCTCTATACTTATATTCGCTACTTTCCCTGACATCTTCAATATAAATAGGTACCCCTTCTTTAACAACTTTTCCTGCTATACCTTCACCAATTTTTAGCGGTTCTTTTTTTATATATTCATTACTCATTGATTGTGTTGCTCTAATTTTTATTGTATTTGTCTTTTCATCAACAAGCATAATTGAACAAATTTTTGAACCAGTAATTTCTGCTGTAACAGAAACAATCAATTTAAGTATATCTTCAAGATACATATCAGAAGTTATTGCTTTACTGATTTCATATATTGCTTTAATTTCTTTTTTTGTAATTCCTGTGCTCATTTTTATTGTGGAGAATTACACTCCCATAAAATTGACTTTATTTTATATCATTTTCTTTTTTACCTGTCAATCATATCTGTCTGCCTGAAAAATATCTCTCCTTTCCATTTCTTCATCAATCATTTTAAGAAATTTTTGTTTATTTTTGAGCCACAGGGGAGCAACAAGAAGTTCATTAGGACAATCAGCAGTTATACGCTGAATAACTGTCTCAGGAGATAAATACCTTAAAAATTCAATTAAAACTTCAATATACCAATCCCTTTCCATTGGTTTGTATTTACCTTCTTTATATAATGTTTCAAGTTCAGTTCCTTTTACAATATATAGAGGATGTATTTTTATTCCGTCAATTTGTAATTGTCCACATTTTTTTGCCGTTTCAATTATATCTTCTTTTGTTTCCCCGGGAAGGCCAATAATTACATGACAACAGATTTTTATATTTCTTTTCTTTGTCATTTCAATACCTTGTAAAAAGTCCTCATAAGTATGATTTCTATTTATAATTTTTAGTGTTTTATTATGAATTGTCTGCAAACCATATTCAATCCAGACATCATATTTTTCTGTATAACTTTCAATTAATTTTAATTTTTCTTCATCAATAAAATCAGGTCTTGTTCCTATTGAAAGACCAACAATATTTTCAAACTTTTTTATAACATCATATTTTTCTTTTAGAACATTAACAGGGGCATAAGTATTTGTAAATGGCTGAAAATAAACAATAAATTTTTTTGCTTTATACCTTTTTTCCCCATATTCAATTCCATTTTTAATTTGTTCTTCAAGAGATATTCCTTTTTTTCTTAAAGAGGGAGAAAAAGAATAATTATCACAATAAATACACCCATTTTTACTTAAAGTTCCATCTAAATTCGGGCAGGTAAATCCAGCATCAACACTTATTTTAAAAACATTACTTCCAAATTTTTCTTTTAAGTATTTTGAGAATTTATAATATCTTTCTGTGTTTTTCATCTTTTTTCTCAGGACATGGTCTGTCAGACCTGGTGTGGAGATAGACAAGTAAAAGAGAAATAGCAGAGGGAGTAATACCAGAAATTCTACTTGCCTGCCCTAAATTTAATGGTTTAAATTTTGACAGTTTTTCTCTTATTTCAAGAGACAATCCTGGTATTTCATTATAATTCATATCTTCAGGTATTTTGATTTTTTCTAAATTTTTAAATTCCCTTATTTCTTTTAATTGTTTTTTTATGTATGGTGAATATTTAACTTCAACTTCTGTTTCAAAAAGAACCTTTTCTGGATAACTTTTAAACTCATCAAAATCAGATAATTTAACACCTGCCCTTTTTAGATATTCAAAAAGTGTAATTTTCCCATTTTCAACTTTTATTTTTTTTGTCTTTATCTTTTTTATTATTTCTTTCACCTTCTCTTTTTTCTCTCTTGTTTTTTCCCATTCCTCTTTACGAACAAGTCCAATTTTATATCCTGTCTCTCTTAATCTTATGTCTGCATTATCTTCTCTTAAAAGAAGACGGTATTCAACACGAGAGGTGAACATCCTATATGGCTCATTTGTTCCTTTTGTTGTAAGGTCATCAATTAAGACACCAATATAAGAATTTGTTCTATTCAAAGTAATCATTTTCTGCCCTTTTACTTTCAAAGATGCATTTATTCCAGCAATTAAACCTTGACCTGCTGCTTCTTCATATCCAGTTGTTCCATTTATCTGTCCTGCAAAAAACAAATTCCTAACTAACTTTGTTTCAAGAGTTGGATATAAACAAGTTGGTTCAACAACATCATGTTCAATTCCATAACCATATCTTATAATTTTTACATTTTCAAGACCCGGAATTGTCCTTATAAAGTCATCCTGAACATCCACAGGCAAACTTGTTGAAATGCCATTAGGATATATCAAAGAAGTATTTTTGCCTTCTGGCTCTAAAAAAACATGATGACTTTGATGATGTGGAAATTTCACTATTTTATCTTCAATTGATGGGCAATATCTCACACCAATACCTGTAATTTTTCCTGTAAAAAGAGGGGACCTATCAAGGTTTTCTCTTATGATTTTATGTGTTTTTTCGTTTGTATAGGTAATATAACAGGGAAGTTGTTCTATTTCAATTTTTTCTGTTGAAAAAGAAAAAGGAATAGGGGGGGTATCTCCTTCCTGTTTTTTTAATATATCAAAATTTATTGTGTTCCCATCAAGTCGGGCACAAGTTCCTGTTTTAAATCTTAACATTTTAAAACCAATGTTTTTTAGTTGAATAGATAGTTTTTTGCTTACTTTTTTTTCTTCAATTCTACCAGCGGGAAAACTTTCAAGTCCAATATGAATAAGCCCATTTAAAAAAGTCCCTGGTGTTAAAACAACTACTTTGCCTTCTATTTTAATTTCATTGTTTATTTCTATTCCGTAGACATTATTCTCTTTTATCAAAAGATAGGTACATTCACCTTCAATCACTTTTATATTTTTTTCTTTTTCAATTATATCCTGCATATATTTTGCATAATTATCCCTATCTACCTGTGCCCTTGAAGACCATACAGCAGGGCCCTTTGACTTATTTAGAATTCTGAACTGGATTCCAACAGCATCAGTTGTTTTTGCCATTTGTCCACCTAATGCATCCACCTCTTTTACAATCTGCCCTTTTCCAACTCCTCCAATAGCAGGATTACAGGACATAAAGCCAATTTTATCTTTTGTAAATGTGATTAAAGCAGTTGATAACCCTAAACGAGAAGAAGATAGAGATGCTTCTATTCCTGCATGTCCTCCACCAATAACAATAATATCAAATTTTTCCATATAATATTTGCCCCGTTTATATTTCGTCTCATACCATCTTTTGTAAAGAAGGGTGAGCCTCGGCCTGTGTAGAACAATCCCCCTCTAATCCCCGTTGTGCTATCTGAGAAACGATGACGCACCAACTCTGCTTTGCTACCCCTCGCTTCTTTAGTCGGTTTAATAAAGGGGAAAATACTTGCCCCCTCATCCTTTCCTTCTCCCCGTTGGGGAGAAGGAAATATCCCTCTCTTCTTCTCCCCTCTCCCCGCTGGGGAGAGGCTCGCCCGTAGGGCTACGCCCGAGGGGATGAGGTGAGGGGGCTTTAAAAATCCCCCTTCAATCCCCGTTGTGCTTGGCAAATCTCCCCTCACCCCTCTTTTCTAAAGAGGGGAAATATTTTTTGAAGAAGTTACCCCTTCCTTTGTAAAAGCCTGCCCGTCCATCTTTCCGCCAAAAATCGCAGCGGATTCGCAATGATAGGCGAATGTGGCGAATTTTGTGGCGGAGGGGAGAAGGGAAAAACTTTCTGACGCTAATACATTACAATATTACTTTATATTCTCAGACACTAAGTTATTGATTTTCAATGACTTGTTAACTTCGTAAGTTAACATTGACAGAAGAATAAAGGTAAAGAGAACCAAATATGCACCAACTGTCTCCTGTTTTTTTTATATATTCCATTGCATTATTAACATCTTTTATTACTTTTATTTTGGTATTACTTTTTTTCATATAATTAGAAAGAATTTCCGGGTCCAATGCCCTTTCTGTTTCAGGAGTTGTAAAAACAATTTCTTCTGGATTATATTTAGAAACATATGAAAGCATTTTAGTATAGTCCTTATCTTTAAGAATCCCGATAAGAAGTTTTAATTTAAAAGGGAAGTATTTTTTTAAATTTTTTATCAAAACCTTCACTCCATCAGGATTATGTGCTCCATCAAATATAATAAATGGGTCCTTTTTTAAAATTTCAAAACGACCTTCCCAATGTAAATTTTCAAGTGCAGAATATATGTTTTCTTTTTTTACTTTAAACCCCTTTTTTCTCAAAAGTAGGGATGATTGTATTGCAAGTGATAAATTCTCAATCTGATGAGAACCAATTATTTTTGTTTTTACATTTTTAAAATTTTCTTTTCCATAAAAATCAAAAACAATTCCATCAATTGATTCTTCTCTTTTTATTGATTTGAAGTCCTTCCCATAAAAATAAATTTTTGCTTTTCTTTGCTTACATTTTTCTTTTATTACTTTTTCAACTTCTTTTCTTTGTTTTGAAACGACTACCAATGAACCTTCTTTTATTATTCCTGCCTTTTCCCCTGCAATTGATTCATATGTTTTTCCCAATAATTTTGTATGTTCAAGCCCAATTTCTGTAATTACATTTATTTCAGATGGCAGAACATTTGTTGCATCAAATCTTCCTCCAAGACCAACTTCACAAACAGCAATATCAATCCCTTTCTCATAAAAATAAAGAAAGGCAATTGCAGTTAATGTCTCAAAATATGTTGGATACATATGATAAGGTAATTTTTCAATAATTCTTCGTACCTGTTTTATTTTTTCAATAAATTCCTCATCAGTTATTTTTTCCCCATTAACTACTATTCTCTCTTTTACATCAACAAGATGAGGACTTGTGTATAGTCCTGTTTTATATCCACTTTCCCTTGTAATTTCAGAAAGACATTTACAAACACTCCCTTTTCCATTTGTACCACCTACTAATATTGAAGGATATTTTAGGTGTGGGCTGCCTAATTTTTCAAGAATAAATTTTATTTTATCAAGCCCTAATTTTATCCCAAAATCAGATAAATTTTCAAGGAATTGAAGTTCAGAAATGTTTTTCATGTGAAGAAAACTTTAAGAATTTTTGAAATTGTCTCTTTTAATTCATCTCTTTTAACTATCATATCAATCATTCCATGCTGGTAAAGAAATTCAGATGTTTGAAAACCGGGAGGAAGTTTTTGTTTTATTGTTTGTTCAATAACCCTTGGTCCTGCGAAACCAATTAATGCTCCTGGTTCAGCAATAATTATATCCCCAAGAAAAGCAAAACTTGCTGCCACTCCTCCCATTGTTGGGTCTGTCAGAACAGAAATATATAAAATCCCTTTCTCTTTCAATCTACCAACTGCTGATGATGTTTTTGCCATTTGCATCAATGAAATTATTCCTTCATACATTCTTGCTCCTCCACCACCACCTGAAATACATATAAAAGGAAATCCACTGGCAATTGCATACTCACATCCCTTTGTGAATTTCTCTCCAACAACAGCCCCCATACTTCCCATTATAAAATGAGGGTCAAGAACAGATAGGACTGATGGAATACTCTCTATTTTACATTCACCAACTACAAGTCCTTCATTTAATCTTGTCTTTTCCATATCTTCTTTCAATTTCTCTTTATATGGTTTAATACCAACAAAATTTAAAGGGTCTCCTGATACCATATCTTTCCATAACTCTTTAAATGTATTCTCATCTGCAATTGCTCTTATTCTTTCATAAGCAGTTAATCTTGAATATTTACCGCAAGAAGGACAAATTTTTTGCTTTTCTTCCCATGTCTTTTTGTACACCATCTTCCCGCAATTATCACATTTAATCCACATCTCCTTTTTTATTTCAACTTTTTCCTTTGGTGAAATTTCAGTAAATTTTTTTCTCCTGAACATTATATTACTCCATATTTTTTAAGGGTTTCTTTTATTTTTTGAAAATTCTCATCAGAAGGAGGTGTTAATGGAAGACGCCATTCATCCTTTATCATTCCCATAAGAGATAGAGATGTTTTAACAGGAATTGGGTTTGTTTCTATAAAAAGGACTTTGAAAATTGGATAAAGTTTATAATGGATTTCTCTTGCCTTTTTCATTTGTCCATTTAAAGCAGACTTCACCATATCTGCCACTTCTTTTGGAACAATATTTGCTGCAACAGAAACAACTCCTTTCCCTCCGACTGCAATAATTGGCAAGGTTAATGCATCATCTCCTGACAAGACAACAAAATCCTTATCAACTAAGGATATAATGTTATAAATCTGGTCAAAATTTCCACTTGCTTCTTTTATTCCAACAATATTTTTAATTTTTGAAAGTTCTGCGACTGTTTCTGGAGATATAGAAATACCTGTTCTTGATGGGACATTGTATAAAATTATAGGAATATCAACACTTTCTGCAATTGTTTTATAATGAAGATATAGTCCCTTTTGAGTTGGTTT is a genomic window containing:
- the purF gene encoding amidophosphoribosyltransferase; the protein is MKEDCGIVGIYSNVKDAYQTLYFSLFALQHRGQESCGIVISDGKNIYQKKGMGLVYDVLLSENSNELKGYYGIGHVRYSTTGSSKVENTQPFVADYKGKTYAIAHNGNLTNSYQLRKKLEENGTIFQTTMDTEIIMHLIVKSKKDTFEGKLIDAVLKLEGAFSLVIFTPTCIYAVKDPHGIRPLSLGKINDGYVVASESCAFDLIEAKYIREIEGGEIIKIDKEGVKSINYGKKKDARCIFEFIYFARPDSMVFGESVYKVRKNFGMKLAEEFPFDGDIVIPIPDSGNIAAIGFSEKKKIPFEMGMIRNHYIGRTFIQPFQTTREMQVKIKLNPVKEIIRGKKVIVIEDSIVRGTTSKFRIKSLRKAGAKKIYMGVSCPPIKFPCFYGIDFTTREELAASKKEIEEIRKSIGLDGLYYISLEGMLSSSSISPEGFCTACFTGKYPIKVKNFKKEQFETE
- the mnmG gene encoding tRNA uridine-5-carboxymethylaminomethyl(34) synthesis enzyme MnmG, giving the protein MEKFDIIVIGGGHAGIEASLSSSRLGLSTALITFTKDKIGFMSCNPAIGGVGKGQIVKEVDALGGQMAKTTDAVGIQFRILNKSKGPAVWSSRAQVDRDNYAKYMQDIIEKEKNIKVIEGECTYLLIKENNVYGIEINNEIKIEGKVVVLTPGTFLNGLIHIGLESFPAGRIEEKKVSKKLSIQLKNIGFKMLRFKTGTCARLDGNTINFDILKKQEGDTPPIPFSFSTEKIEIEQLPCYITYTNEKTHKIIRENLDRSPLFTGKITGIGVRYCPSIEDKIVKFPHHQSHHVFLEPEGKNTSLIYPNGISTSLPVDVQDDFIRTIPGLENVKIIRYGYGIEHDVVEPTCLYPTLETKLVRNLFFAGQINGTTGYEEAAGQGLIAGINASLKVKGQKMITLNRTNSYIGVLIDDLTTKGTNEPYRMFTSRVEYRLLLREDNADIRLRETGYKIGLVRKEEWEKTREKKEKVKEIIKKIKTKKIKVENGKITLFEYLKRAGVKLSDFDEFKSYPEKVLFETEVEVKYSPYIKKQLKEIREFKNLEKIKIPEDMNYNEIPGLSLEIREKLSKFKPLNLGQASRISGITPSAISLLLVYLHTRSDRPCPEKKDEKHRKIL
- a CDS encoding folylpolyglutamate synthase/dihydrofolate synthase family protein — encoded protein: MKNISELQFLENLSDFGIKLGLDKIKFILEKLGSPHLKYPSILVGGTNGKGSVCKCLSEITRESGYKTGLYTSPHLVDVKERIVVNGEKITDEEFIEKIKQVRRIIEKLPYHMYPTYFETLTAIAFLYFYEKGIDIAVCEVGLGGRFDATNVLPSEINVITEIGLEHTKLLGKTYESIAGEKAGIIKEGSLVVVSKQRKEVEKVIKEKCKQRKAKIYFYGKDFKSIKREESIDGIVFDFYGKENFKNVKTKIIGSHQIENLSLAIQSSLLLRKKGFKVKKENIYSALENLHWEGRFEILKKDPFIIFDGAHNPDGVKVLIKNLKKYFPFKLKLLIGILKDKDYTKMLSYVSKYNPEEIVFTTPETERALDPEILSNYMKKSNTKIKVIKDVNNAMEYIKKTGDSWCIFGSLYLYSSVNVNLRS
- the accD gene encoding acetyl-CoA carboxylase, carboxyltransferase subunit beta, encoding MFRRKKFTEISPKEKVEIKKEMWIKCDNCGKMVYKKTWEEKQKICPSCGKYSRLTAYERIRAIADENTFKELWKDMVSGDPLNFVGIKPYKEKLKEDMEKTRLNEGLVVGECKIESIPSVLSVLDPHFIMGSMGAVVGEKFTKGCEYAIASGFPFICISGGGGGARMYEGIISLMQMAKTSSAVGRLKEKGILYISVLTDPTMGGVAASFAFLGDIIIAEPGALIGFAGPRVIEQTIKQKLPPGFQTSEFLYQHGMIDMIVKRDELKETISKILKVFFT
- the dapA gene encoding 4-hydroxy-tetrahydrodipicolinate synthase; the protein is MFYGSIVAIVTPIKNGQIDKESYKKLVEFHLKNGTDGIVTCGCTGEPATLSMEEHKQLIKFTVDIVDKKIPVIAGTGSNNTKESLELTSFAKEVGCDGCLLITPYYNKPTQKGLYLHYKTIAESVDIPIILYNVPSRTGISISPETVAELSKIKNIVGIKEASGNFDQIYNIISLVDKDFVVLSGDDALTLPIIAVGGKGVVSVAANIVPKEVADMVKSALNGQMKKAREIHYKLYPIFKVLFIETNPIPVKTSLSLMGMIKDEWRLPLTPPSDENFQKIKETLKKYGVI
- a CDS encoding GAF and ANTAR domain-containing protein; amino-acid sequence: MSTGITKKEIKAIYEISKAITSDMYLEDILKLIVSVTAEITGSKICSIMLVDEKTNTIKIRATQSMSNEYIKKEPLKIGEGIAGKVVKEGVPIYIEDVRESSEYKYRDIAKTEKLISMLSVPMKVKNKVIGVLNIYTPVVHKFSEKEVEIISSIANQAAIVIENTELMVKTKILEEELETRKKVEKAKGILMKELGIDENEAFEKLRKASMDKRKSLREIAESIIIASEIRGK
- the carA gene encoding glutamine-hydrolyzing carbamoyl-phosphate synthase small subunit — translated: MKGYLVIEDGSIYEGECFGVEGESFGELVFNTSMTGYQEIIYDPSYKGQIVVMTYPLIGNYGVNSHDSESYKTHINGFVVKERSKIYSNWRAEKSLEELFVENKLIGIEGIDTREVTIKLRDKGNLKSGIFTGKRDKEEMLEKVKISPSIIGRDLVKDVYQNEPYWWNEEGKYKVIVIDCGVKYNTLRLLNNLDIKVKVVPANYPYEEIEKEKPDGIVISNGPGDPSVLAYVINTVSNIVEKYPVFGICLGHQILAHVFGGKTYKLKFGHHGGNHPVKDLKTGKVLITVQNHNFCVDINTIKGQDIEITHINLNDGTLEGIKHKKLPVFSVQFHPESAPGPNDAGYIFKKFLELL
- a CDS encoding TIGR01212 family radical SAM protein (This family includes YhcC from E. coli K-12, an uncharacterized radical SAM protein.), whose amino-acid sequence is MKNTERYYKFSKYLKEKFGSNVFKISVDAGFTCPNLDGTLSKNGCIYCDNYSFSPSLRKKGISLEEQIKNGIEYGEKRYKAKKFIVYFQPFTNTYAPVNVLKEKYDVIKKFENIVGLSIGTRPDFIDEEKLKLIESYTEKYDVWIEYGLQTIHNKTLKIINRNHTYEDFLQGIEMTKKRNIKICCHVIIGLPGETKEDIIETAKKCGQLQIDGIKIHPLYIVKGTELETLYKEGKYKPMERDWYIEVLIEFLRYLSPETVIQRITADCPNELLVAPLWLKNKQKFLKMIDEEMERRDIFQADRYD